A portion of the Tamandua tetradactyla isolate mTamTet1 chromosome 16, mTamTet1.pri, whole genome shotgun sequence genome contains these proteins:
- the UBA2 gene encoding SUMO-activating enzyme subunit 2 isoform X1: protein MALSRGLSRELAEAVAGGRVLVVGAGGIGCELLKNLVLTGFSHIDLIDLDTIDVSNLNRQFLFQKKHVGRSKAQVAKESVLQFYPKANIVAYHDSIMNPDYNVEFFRQFILVMNALDNRAARNHVNRMCLAADVPLIESGTAGYLGQVTVIKKGVTECYECHPKPTQRTFPGCTIRNTPSEPIHCIVWAKYLFNQLFGEEDADQEVSPDRADPEAAWEPMEAEARARASNEDGDIKRISTKEWAKSTGYDPVKLFTKLFKDDIRYLLTMDKLWRKRKPPVPLDWAEVQSQGEETNASDQLNEPQLGLKDQQVLDVKSYACLFSKSIETLRVHLAEKGDGAELIWDKDDPSAMDFVTSAANLRMHIFSMNMKSRFDIKSMAGNIIPAIATTNAVIAGLIVLEGLKILSGKIDQCRTIFLNKQPNPRKKLLVPCTLDPPNPNCYVCASKPEVTVRLNVHKVTVLTLQDKIVKEKFAMVAPDVQIEDGKGTILISSEEGETEANNHKKLSEFGIRNGSRLQADDFLQDYTLLINILHSEDLGKDVEFEVVGDAPEKVGPKQAEGATKSITNGSDDGAQPSTSTAQEQDDVLIVDSDEEGPSNNADISEEERSLKRKLNEKDNVSAKRPRTEQTEELDDVIALD, encoded by the exons ATGGCATTGTCGCGGGGGCTTTCCCGGGAGCTGGCCGAAGCCGTGGCCGGGGGCCGGGTTCTGGTTGTGGGCGCAGGCGGCATCGGCTGCGAACTCCTCAAGAACCTCGTGCTCACCGGCTTCTCTCACATCGATCTG ATTGATCTGGATACTATTGATGTCAGCAACCTCAACAGGCAGTTTTTGTTTCAAAAGAAGCATGTTGGAAGATCAAAGGCACAG GTTGCCAAAGAAAGTGTGCTGCAGTTTTATCCGAAAGCTAATATCGTAGCCTACCATGACAGCATCATGAA cCCCGACTATAATGTGGAATTTTTTCGACAGTTTATATTGGTTATGAATGCTTTAGATAACAGAG ctgccCGCAACCATGTTAATAGGATGTGTCTAGCAGCTGATGTCCCCCTTATTGAGAGTGGAACTGCAGGTTATCTTGGACAAGTAACTGTTattaaaaag GGTGTGACTGAGTGTTACGAATGTCATCCTAAACCAACACAGAGAACTTTTCCTGGCTGCACAATTCGTAACACACCTTCAGAACCTATTCATTGTATTGTTTGGGCAAAGTATTTGTTCAA CCAATTGTTTGGGGAAGAAGATGCTGATCAAGAAGTATCTCCTGACAGAGCTGACCCTGAAGCTGCCT GGGAACCAATGGAAGCTGAAGCTAGAGCTAGAGCATCTAATGAAGATGGTGACATTAAACGTATTTCCACTAAGGAATGGGCTAAATCAACTGGATATGATCCAGTGAAACTTTTTACAAAg ctttttaaaGATGATATCAGGTATCTGCTGACAATGGACAAACTTTGGAGGAAAAGGAAACCTCCAGTTCCGTTGGACTGGGCTGAAGTGCAAAGTCAAG GTGAAGAAACCAATGCATCAGATCAGCTAAATGAACCCCAGTTGGGTCTGAAAGACCAGCAGGTTCTAGATGTAAAGAGCTATGCATGTCTTTTTTCAAAGAGCATTGAGACTTTGAGAGTTCATTTAGCAGAAAAAGGGGATGGAGCTGAGCTCATATGGGACAAG GATGACCCATCTGCAATGGATTTTGTCACCTCTGCTGCAAACCTCAGGATGCATATTTTCAGTATGAATATGAAGAGCAGATTTGACATAAAAT CAATGGCAGGAAACATTATTCCTGCTATTGCTACTACTAATGCAGTGATTGCTGGGTTGATAGTATTGGAAGGATTGAAGATTCTATCAGGAAAAATAGACCAATGTAGAACA aTTTTTTTGAATAAACAACCAAACCCAAGAAAAAAGCTGCTTGTGCCTTGTACACTGGATCCTCCCAATCCCAATTGTTATGTTTGTGCCAGCAAGCCAGAGGTGACTGTACGGCTGAATGTCCATAAAGTGACTGTTCTCACATTACAAGATAAG atagTGAAAGAAAAATTTGCAATGGTAGCACCAGATGTCCAAATCGAAGACGGAAAAGGAACAATCCTTATATCTTCAGAAGAGGGAGAGACAGAAG CTAATAATCATAAGAAGTTGTCAGAATTTGGAATTAGGAATGGCAGCCGGCTTCAAGCAGATGACTTTCTTCAGGACTACACATTATTGATCAACATCCTTCATAG TGAAGAtctaggaaaggatgttgaatttgaaGTTGTTGGTGATGCCCCAGAAAAAGTGGGGCCCAAACAAGCAGAAGGTGCTACCAAAAGTATAACCAATGGCAGTGATGACGGAGCTCAGCCTTCCACATCCACAG cACAAGAACAAGATGACGTGCTTATAGTTGATTCAGATGAAGAAGGCCCTTCAAATAATGCTGACATCAGTGAAGAAGAGAGAAGCCTTAAGAggaaattaaatgagaaagaTAATGTTAGTGCAAAGAGGCCACGTACAGAACAGACAGAAGAACTTGATGATGTTATAGCATTAGATTGA
- the UBA2 gene encoding SUMO-activating enzyme subunit 2 isoform X2, whose product MCLAADVPLIESGTAGYLGQVTVIKKGVTECYECHPKPTQRTFPGCTIRNTPSEPIHCIVWAKYLFNQLFGEEDADQEVSPDRADPEAAWEPMEAEARARASNEDGDIKRISTKEWAKSTGYDPVKLFTKLFKDDIRYLLTMDKLWRKRKPPVPLDWAEVQSQGEETNASDQLNEPQLGLKDQQVLDVKSYACLFSKSIETLRVHLAEKGDGAELIWDKDDPSAMDFVTSAANLRMHIFSMNMKSRFDIKSMAGNIIPAIATTNAVIAGLIVLEGLKILSGKIDQCRTIFLNKQPNPRKKLLVPCTLDPPNPNCYVCASKPEVTVRLNVHKVTVLTLQDKIVKEKFAMVAPDVQIEDGKGTILISSEEGETEANNHKKLSEFGIRNGSRLQADDFLQDYTLLINILHSEDLGKDVEFEVVGDAPEKVGPKQAEGATKSITNGSDDGAQPSTSTAQEQDDVLIVDSDEEGPSNNADISEEERSLKRKLNEKDNVSAKRPRTEQTEELDDVIALD is encoded by the exons ATGTGTCTAGCAGCTGATGTCCCCCTTATTGAGAGTGGAACTGCAGGTTATCTTGGACAAGTAACTGTTattaaaaag GGTGTGACTGAGTGTTACGAATGTCATCCTAAACCAACACAGAGAACTTTTCCTGGCTGCACAATTCGTAACACACCTTCAGAACCTATTCATTGTATTGTTTGGGCAAAGTATTTGTTCAA CCAATTGTTTGGGGAAGAAGATGCTGATCAAGAAGTATCTCCTGACAGAGCTGACCCTGAAGCTGCCT GGGAACCAATGGAAGCTGAAGCTAGAGCTAGAGCATCTAATGAAGATGGTGACATTAAACGTATTTCCACTAAGGAATGGGCTAAATCAACTGGATATGATCCAGTGAAACTTTTTACAAAg ctttttaaaGATGATATCAGGTATCTGCTGACAATGGACAAACTTTGGAGGAAAAGGAAACCTCCAGTTCCGTTGGACTGGGCTGAAGTGCAAAGTCAAG GTGAAGAAACCAATGCATCAGATCAGCTAAATGAACCCCAGTTGGGTCTGAAAGACCAGCAGGTTCTAGATGTAAAGAGCTATGCATGTCTTTTTTCAAAGAGCATTGAGACTTTGAGAGTTCATTTAGCAGAAAAAGGGGATGGAGCTGAGCTCATATGGGACAAG GATGACCCATCTGCAATGGATTTTGTCACCTCTGCTGCAAACCTCAGGATGCATATTTTCAGTATGAATATGAAGAGCAGATTTGACATAAAAT CAATGGCAGGAAACATTATTCCTGCTATTGCTACTACTAATGCAGTGATTGCTGGGTTGATAGTATTGGAAGGATTGAAGATTCTATCAGGAAAAATAGACCAATGTAGAACA aTTTTTTTGAATAAACAACCAAACCCAAGAAAAAAGCTGCTTGTGCCTTGTACACTGGATCCTCCCAATCCCAATTGTTATGTTTGTGCCAGCAAGCCAGAGGTGACTGTACGGCTGAATGTCCATAAAGTGACTGTTCTCACATTACAAGATAAG atagTGAAAGAAAAATTTGCAATGGTAGCACCAGATGTCCAAATCGAAGACGGAAAAGGAACAATCCTTATATCTTCAGAAGAGGGAGAGACAGAAG CTAATAATCATAAGAAGTTGTCAGAATTTGGAATTAGGAATGGCAGCCGGCTTCAAGCAGATGACTTTCTTCAGGACTACACATTATTGATCAACATCCTTCATAG TGAAGAtctaggaaaggatgttgaatttgaaGTTGTTGGTGATGCCCCAGAAAAAGTGGGGCCCAAACAAGCAGAAGGTGCTACCAAAAGTATAACCAATGGCAGTGATGACGGAGCTCAGCCTTCCACATCCACAG cACAAGAACAAGATGACGTGCTTATAGTTGATTCAGATGAAGAAGGCCCTTCAAATAATGCTGACATCAGTGAAGAAGAGAGAAGCCTTAAGAggaaattaaatgagaaagaTAATGTTAGTGCAAAGAGGCCACGTACAGAACAGACAGAAGAACTTGATGATGTTATAGCATTAGATTGA